The following proteins come from a genomic window of Pocillopora verrucosa isolate sample1 chromosome 6, ASM3666991v2, whole genome shotgun sequence:
- the LOC131776362 gene encoding UDP-glucuronosyltransferase 2A2-like, with protein MALLALLLLSLTVNSAFSARVVAFCTIGKSQYMNLRSILEELASRGHEVTMVIPSTEKVQLSDRVQHKIFKVPYKPGFLENDMLKLELEGDKFRLVSKLMEVISTVCDSVLNDTKIMEELRGYDLLVYDVLGVCGALIGDRLGIPRVQIFVSPNSPFDHMIPTPLSYIPLMVLPGFTDKMTFLQRVTNVVVYIGLSFCKDLILARPMNALKLKYNITTDKSFQETVDGVELVLIRADFAIEFAQPLLPGNIMVGPLSVREGKPLPPDLEEFVDNPGGDGFIIVSFGSNLASILPRTVVDMLAIAFGKLKQRVVWRLKGYIPSFLGSNIKVVEWLPQNDLLAHKNIKAFVSHVGHNSLYESAYHGVPLVAFPQYGDQHYNAKQAENLGIGLAVDPKGCNAQELFDTIQHVISEPRFKTKVLHVSSLLKDRRRTPLEETGDWLEYVIRHGGAQHLRAQVFNMPWYKRYLLDVMAFLVAIVTLIIVAIWFACRCCRWLCCKLTEKKPKKE; from the exons ATGGCGTTGCTTGCTTTGCTTTTACTATCATTAACGGTCAATTCGGCTTTTTCAGCTCGAGTTGTTGCCTTTTGCACGATAGGAAAATCACAATACATGAACCTCAGGAGTATTCTGGAAGAATTGGCTTCTCGAGGACATGAG GTAACAATGGTCATTCCGTCGACTGAGAAAGTTCAGCTTAGTGACCGAGTACAACACAAGATTTTCAAAGTACCGTATAAGCCTGGCTTCTTGGAAAATGATATGCTAAAGCTCGAACTGGAAGGTGACAAGTTTCGGCTTGTGTCCAAACTGATGGAGGTAATATCCACCGTGTGCGATAGTGTTTTAAACGATACAAAGATTATGGAGGAACTTAGGGGCTATGATCTTCTTGTGTACGACGTGCTTGGAGTATGTGGTGCCCTTATTGGTGACCGCCTTGGCATTCCAAGGGTACAGATTTTTGTGAGTCCTAATAGCCCTTTTGATCATATGATACCTACACCTCTTTCCTACATCCCTTTGATGGTTCTTCCGGGGTTCACGGACAAAATGACATTTTTGCAACGAGTTACCAATGTAGTCGTGTACATTGGACTAAGTTTCTGTAAAGATCTGATATTGGCAAGGCCAATGAATGCCTTGAAACtcaaatacaacattacaactGATAAGAGCTTCCAGGAGACTGTCGATGGTGTGGAACTTGTTTTAATCAGAGCAGATTTTGCCATAGAGTTCGCCCAACCTCTTTTGCCAG GGAATATTATGGTTGGACCACTGAGTGTCAGAGAAGGTAAACCACTCCCTCCTGATCTAGAAGAATTCGTCGATAATCCAGGAGGGGATGGTTTTATCATTGTTTCCTTTGGATCAAACTTGGCTTCGATTCTTCCAAGAACAGTTGTGGACATGTTAGCAATAGCATTTGGAAAGTTGAAACAGAGAGTTGTTTGGAGACTTAAAG GTTATATTCCATCGTTCTTGGGATCTAACATTAAAGTCGTGGAGTGGTTACCTCAGAATGATCTATTGGCTCACAAGAATATCAAAGCTTTTGTCTCCCATGTTGGACACAACAGCCTTTATGAGTCAGCATACCACGGAGTTCCTTTAGTAGCTTTCCCTCAATATGGAGACCAACATTACAATGCCAAGCAAGCAGAAAATTTGGGTATTGGTTTGGCTGTGGATCCTAAAGGCTGTAACGCTCAGGAGCTTTTTGACACAATTCAACACGTTATTAGTGAACCCAG atttaaaacaaaagtgcTTCACGTCTCTAGCCTGTTAAAGGATCGTCGACGAACACCTTTAGAAGAAACCGGTGATTGGCTGGAGTATGTAATCAGACATGGAGGAGCTCAGCACCTCAGAGCTCAAGTGTTTAACATGCCTTGGTACAAACGGTACTTACTCGACGTCATGGCATTTCTTGTTGCCATAGTAACATTAATTATCGTTGCGATATGGTTTGCATGTAGATGCTGTCGTTGGTTGTGTTGCAAGCTGACTGAAAAAAAACCCAAGAAAGAATGA